The Saprospiraceae bacterium genome includes a window with the following:
- a CDS encoding TIGR01777 family protein — translation MENRKESILIAGGSGLIGKHLISKIDRQKYHIIVLTRKPSSLVDDVQYIQWDPEKHTISADPNADYIINLAGAGIADKRWSEQRKIEIIQSRINSAITIEKFISRSGQKPVLYLSASAIGYYGDRGNEVLNESSLPGREFLSETCVQWEKAAARLKNFAQRLVILRIGIVLSLNGGALPEMIMTKKFGLLNYFGDGIQYYPWIHIDDIVKMITEALTDQKFVGTFNAVAPVQDRNIDFMKAIKKVQNSAAFILPVPSFILKLILGEMSRVVLNSDRVIPDRLNKTDFRFEFPEIRLALSDIFARKI, via the coding sequence ATGGAAAACAGAAAAGAGAGTATTCTGATAGCAGGTGGAAGCGGATTAATAGGTAAACATCTTATTTCAAAAATTGACAGACAAAAGTACCATATTATTGTCCTGACCCGAAAGCCTTCCTCATTGGTTGATGATGTTCAATATATTCAGTGGGATCCGGAAAAACATACCATATCTGCCGATCCTAATGCGGATTATATTATCAATCTTGCCGGAGCCGGTATAGCTGATAAACGCTGGTCAGAACAAAGGAAAATTGAAATAATACAATCCAGAATCAACAGTGCAATAACTATTGAAAAATTCATATCCCGTAGTGGGCAAAAACCCGTACTATATCTCTCAGCATCAGCCATAGGATATTATGGTGACAGAGGAAATGAAGTATTGAATGAATCTTCCTTACCTGGTCGAGAGTTTTTGTCAGAAACATGTGTTCAGTGGGAAAAAGCAGCTGCAAGGTTAAAAAATTTTGCCCAAAGATTGGTCATACTAAGAATAGGAATTGTACTGAGTCTCAACGGTGGAGCTCTACCTGAAATGATTATGACAAAAAAATTCGGATTATTAAATTACTTTGGAGATGGCATACAATATTACCCTTGGATTCATATTGATGATATTGTAAAAATGATAACTGAAGCTCTGACTGATCAAAAATTTGTAGGCACCTTCAATGCTGTAGCTCCGGTACAGGATAGAAACATTGATTTCATGAAGGCTATAAAAAAAGTACAAAATTCTGCTGCTTTTATTTTGCCCGTTCCATCCTTTATTTTAAAACTTATTCTAGGTGAGATGTCCAGGGTCGTACTCAATAGTGACAGAGTTATTCCTGATAGATTGAATAAGACCGATTTTAGATTTGAATTTCCCGAAATCCGGTTAGCACTCAGTGATATTTTTGCACGAAAAATTTGA
- the dgt gene encoding dNTP triphosphohydrolase: MENWASCISHRRYGYDNSSDANVRSEFIRDYDRLIFSSAFRRLQNKTQVFPLPGNVFVHNRLTHSLEVASVGRSLGSIIGSELSELHSGNSDSSVTNFYKYDLSGVIASACLAHDVGNPAFGHSGEKAISHYFEKNQNKVIGELELVSYFSNKEWKDLTNYEGNANALRLLTHQFKGKLSGGQRLTFVTLASLLKYPCDSSSIDKTVVSQKKYGFFQTEADVFDHIAEEFQLKKEPGIYKRHPFVFLVEAADDICYRIIDMEDAHRIHILSTGEIEHAFYSVISSLEENRNSLNKVTAIMRSIDDANEKVAYLRAKCINSLVQRSSRIFLENKNFILQGSFNSTLVDQVEKDCAALHDIEDISIKKIYNHHSVIEVEIAGYNVLSEILDLFISAVLSENRTALQKKCLMLVPLQYAYHNDDTTAYIKVMSVLDFVSGMTDGYATELYRKIKGIEIPSHK; encoded by the coding sequence ATGGAAAACTGGGCATCGTGTATTTCTCACAGAAGATATGGATATGACAATTCATCTGACGCAAATGTAAGATCAGAGTTTATAAGAGACTATGACCGATTGATATTTTCATCCGCATTTAGACGATTGCAAAACAAAACGCAGGTATTTCCGCTACCTGGCAATGTTTTTGTTCATAATCGATTGACACATTCATTGGAAGTAGCCTCGGTTGGTCGTTCATTAGGCTCAATTATTGGCTCTGAACTTTCTGAGCTTCATTCCGGTAATTCTGATAGCTCAGTGACAAATTTCTATAAATACGACCTTTCTGGTGTTATTGCATCTGCTTGCCTGGCCCACGATGTTGGCAATCCTGCATTCGGACATTCCGGTGAAAAAGCCATTTCACATTATTTTGAAAAAAATCAAAACAAAGTTATCGGAGAACTTGAACTGGTTAGTTATTTTTCTAATAAAGAATGGAAGGATTTGACCAATTATGAAGGAAATGCCAATGCATTGAGATTGCTGACACACCAGTTTAAAGGTAAACTTTCAGGAGGACAACGGTTAACGTTTGTTACGTTAGCATCCTTATTAAAATATCCTTGTGATTCTTCATCTATCGATAAAACAGTAGTTAGTCAGAAAAAATATGGGTTCTTCCAAACAGAAGCAGATGTCTTTGACCATATTGCAGAGGAATTTCAATTGAAGAAAGAACCCGGAATTTATAAACGTCACCCTTTTGTATTTCTGGTAGAAGCAGCAGATGATATATGTTATCGCATCATCGATATGGAAGATGCTCACAGAATTCATATTCTGAGTACAGGTGAAATTGAACATGCCTTTTATTCTGTTATCTCTTCATTGGAAGAAAATAGAAATAGTCTGAACAAAGTGACTGCCATCATGCGGAGTATTGATGATGCCAATGAGAAAGTAGCATATCTGAGAGCCAAGTGTATAAATTCCTTGGTTCAGAGATCTTCCAGAATATTTCTTGAGAACAAAAATTTTATTTTACAAGGAAGTTTTAATTCAACTTTAGTAGATCAGGTTGAAAAAGACTGTGCTGCCTTGCATGATATTGAAGACATTTCTATTAAAAAGATTTACAATCACCATTCTGTAATCGAAGTGGAAATAGCCGGATATAATGTTTTGTCTGAAATACTTGATCTTTTTATCAGTGCAGTTTTAAGCGAAAACAGAACAGCCTTACAAAAAAAATGTCTGATGCTTGTTCCTTTACAATACGCATATCATAATGACGACACCACAGCATATATTAAGGTCATGAGTGTTTTGGATTTTGTATCAGGGATGACAGATGGATATGCCACAGAATTGTACAGAAAGATAAAGGGCATCGAAATCCCCAGTCATAAATAA
- a CDS encoding phytoene/squalene synthase family protein, which translates to MELYSKVCFECNKIITNQYSTSFSLGIRMFSSHLRSPIYAIYGFVRFADEIVDTFHDHDKETLLKDFRIETFKAIDQRLSLNPVLHSFQEVVHKYNIDTHLIEAFLDSMEMDLFQNIYDKKDLDKYIYGSAEVVGLMCLHVFLDGNKNEYENLKPFAKSLGSAFQKINFLRDMKSDYEERGRVYFPDVNFHHFQEEDKKLIEADIQKEFDYAYLGIVKLPKSSRLGVYTAFKYYINLFNKIKALPAATITERRIRVSDKRKIYLLTTSAIKFNFNLI; encoded by the coding sequence ATGGAGCTATATTCTAAAGTGTGTTTTGAGTGTAATAAAATCATTACCAATCAATACAGCACATCTTTTTCTTTGGGCATTAGGATGTTTAGCAGTCATTTAAGATCCCCGATTTATGCAATATATGGATTTGTAAGATTTGCAGATGAAATAGTAGACACTTTTCATGATCACGATAAAGAAACTTTATTGAAAGATTTCAGAATCGAAACATTCAAAGCAATTGATCAGCGCCTCAGTCTAAATCCGGTATTGCACTCTTTTCAGGAAGTCGTTCACAAATATAATATTGATACGCATTTGATTGAAGCATTTCTTGATAGCATGGAAATGGACCTGTTCCAAAACATTTATGATAAAAAAGATCTGGATAAATACATTTATGGATCTGCCGAAGTAGTGGGATTAATGTGCTTACATGTTTTTTTGGATGGTAATAAAAATGAGTATGAAAATCTGAAACCATTTGCTAAATCATTAGGTTCTGCTTTCCAGAAAATAAATTTCCTGAGAGATATGAAATCTGATTATGAAGAAAGAGGCCGGGTTTACTTTCCGGATGTGAATTTTCACCACTTTCAGGAGGAAGATAAAAAATTAATAGAAGCAGATATTCAGAAAGAATTTGATTACGCATACTTAGGTATCGTAAAATTGCCTAAATCCTCCAGACTCGGAGTTTACACAGCGTTTAAATATTATATAAACCTTTTTAATAAAATAAAGGCATTGCCGGCTGCTACCATAACAGAAAGAAGGATTAGGGTTAGCGACAAAAGAAAGATTTACTTGCTCACCACATCAGCTATCAAATTTAATTTTAATCTGATTTAA
- the crtI gene encoding phytoene desaturase, translated as MKNIGVIGSGFAGLAAACCLAKAGYRVTVFEKNESLGGRARVFKEQGFTFDMGPSWYWMPEVFENFYQKFGKTTSDFYNLVRLDPSYKVIFGKDDEIELPSDYNDLRNLFESLEDGAGNKLDLFLKEAEYKYKVGMNEFVWKPGISVLEFADLRVVKSLFKLQMLSSLSSQVEKLFKSKKIREILKFPVLFLGATPENTPALYSLMNYADLKLGTWYPMDGMHKIIEAFLNIASELGVEFKVHEPVKEITVSNNLAKGLTTSKSSYEFDFIISGADYHHTEQELLPSAYRSYSTEYWESRTMAPSSLLFYLGINKKIHGLLHHNLYFDKDFNQHAHQIYTEPSWPSDPLFYICCPSVTDSSVAPPDCENLFILMPLAPGIEDNEDLREKYFGIILDRLFSVSGIEIKDNIIFKRSYCVNDFIADYNAFKGNAYGLANVLSQTAFLKPKLNHKKLKNLYYAGQLTTPGPGMPPSVISGQVVADLIINKPKI; from the coding sequence TTGAAAAATATAGGTGTTATAGGGTCTGGTTTTGCAGGTTTGGCAGCGGCATGCTGTCTTGCTAAAGCAGGCTATAGAGTTACAGTCTTTGAAAAGAATGAAAGCCTGGGAGGAAGAGCAAGGGTATTTAAAGAACAGGGCTTTACATTTGACATGGGACCATCTTGGTATTGGATGCCGGAAGTATTCGAAAATTTTTATCAAAAGTTTGGCAAGACCACAAGTGATTTTTATAATCTGGTCCGTTTAGACCCTTCCTATAAAGTTATTTTTGGTAAAGATGATGAAATAGAGCTACCATCAGATTATAATGATTTAAGAAACCTGTTTGAAAGTCTTGAAGATGGTGCAGGTAATAAACTGGATTTGTTTTTAAAAGAAGCTGAGTATAAATACAAAGTGGGAATGAATGAATTCGTTTGGAAACCCGGTATTTCAGTTTTGGAATTTGCAGACCTAAGGGTAGTAAAAAGTCTCTTTAAACTTCAAATGCTTAGCTCATTATCTTCGCAGGTAGAAAAGTTATTCAAAAGCAAAAAAATAAGAGAGATTCTGAAATTTCCCGTTTTGTTTTTAGGCGCAACACCAGAAAATACACCGGCACTTTATAGCTTGATGAATTATGCTGATTTGAAATTGGGCACTTGGTACCCTATGGATGGAATGCATAAAATTATTGAAGCCTTTCTAAATATTGCTTCTGAGCTAGGAGTTGAATTTAAGGTACACGAACCGGTTAAAGAAATAACGGTTTCCAATAATTTGGCTAAAGGTTTGACAACAAGTAAGTCTTCTTATGAATTTGATTTCATTATTTCTGGAGCAGATTACCATCATACAGAACAAGAGTTACTTCCGTCTGCGTACAGGTCTTATTCCACGGAATATTGGGAAAGCAGAACAATGGCGCCAAGTTCATTACTTTTTTATCTAGGTATTAATAAAAAGATCCATGGTCTTCTCCATCACAATCTGTATTTTGATAAAGATTTTAATCAGCATGCTCATCAGATTTATACGGAACCATCATGGCCTTCAGATCCTTTGTTCTACATCTGTTGTCCCTCTGTCACAGATTCTTCAGTTGCACCTCCGGATTGTGAAAACCTTTTTATATTAATGCCTTTGGCGCCTGGCATTGAAGATAATGAAGACTTGAGGGAAAAGTACTTCGGAATTATACTGGATCGATTGTTCAGTGTTTCCGGCATAGAAATAAAAGATAATATTATTTTTAAAAGGTCCTATTGTGTAAATGACTTTATTGCAGACTACAACGCATTTAAAGGGAATGCTTACGGCTTGGCTAATGTATTAAGTCAGACAGCATTCTTAAAACCAAAACTGAACCATAAGAAATTGAAGAACTTGTATTATGCAGGACAACTGACAACTCCTGGACCGGGGATGCCTCCTTCTGTCATTTCAGGTCAGGTGGTAGCCGATCTGATTATTAATAAACCAAAAATTTAA
- a CDS encoding T9SS type A sorting domain-containing protein — protein sequence MKQNFRHIVLFTVIVSFIFGLANSGSHPTSGNSGYTGAPGDSVCSSCHSPNNSAIDGNVTINGLPSTLMTNTTYTITVTVANPNGAAQRSGFQMLALNGSNGNAGSMSNNSSNTQIKTVGGKNYFGHSPASNFPASNTLSFTVNWTSPAVTGAVPEIKFYASAVIANGNGSTSGDRFVVTNISLPIQSPASPISVNVVPLSGTTCSNSDDGSASVNISGGMSPFNILWSNGQTTATATNLPSGNVSVTVTDAVGSSATGSAVIASPPAISVNSTGSIICTGNSNGTASASASGGTGILNYFWSNGGFGANQSGLSPGTYFVTVADGNGCSTVSSASVSTSPPLNISGNIQNVSCNSGVNGVIVVNVNGGNMPYNFQWNNGANTSTLTGLSAGNYMITVSDASGCSKTASYVVNQPAPILISLVKLTDAGCTGQNIGSVSYTISGGVSPYQISDINGVPYTSVSDTVNNLGPGIFGICIIDGQNCQLCEFVQINGFQTPQIVTTSVANQSCADLSDGLIAISVNGNSDNLDIIWSSGQTVPNLSGLSAGSYTVTVTDTLTTCSSSQSYIITSPSFILVEVDTITQASCLGIANGSAHISVSGGVSPYSYLWSNGFTTSGADNFEAGSYTITVSDSTGCSSELFIEIDANDSFELAVDSVRNITCFGGTDGSIILTESGAGYIYLWSNGSEENFIENVMAATYFVIAEDNSGCLSDTLFILLSEPSELVADVQITEISGEGLQDGQISVSVTGGTSPYQILWENGDTTFGRNNLGTGTYSFTITDFKGCIRSDSVFLNDITCLLSAEVAVFSTSCHNTSDGIIDISVMGNTGSFSILLSNDTGSVDLPFDELPSGFYDLYISDSTLCEISMDSIFISSPDEIVLDSISYIFPSDSDPNSGSIAAYVTGGTGNLAYNWILQPSNIIVGITSTIDGLSEGIYSLEVMDSLGCTSIFQPIELLTVGTNDSEKLNVLNVFPNPFQRAINIDFAIDQNIHSVELLDTHGRMLERFTVQESKSAITIEPTFLSVSGIYILKITTDKVVEIHRILKI from the coding sequence ATGAAACAAAATTTCAGACATATTGTGTTATTCACTGTTATAGTATCATTTATTTTTGGATTGGCAAACTCGGGCTCTCATCCCACAAGTGGTAATTCGGGATATACCGGTGCACCAGGAGATAGTGTTTGTTCATCATGTCATTCACCAAATAATTCTGCTATTGATGGAAATGTAACTATAAATGGCCTGCCGTCAACTCTAATGACAAATACAACTTACACAATTACTGTCACAGTTGCTAATCCAAATGGAGCGGCTCAAAGAAGTGGTTTTCAAATGCTCGCTTTAAATGGTTCTAACGGTAATGCCGGAAGTATGTCTAATAATTCTTCCAATACTCAAATTAAAACTGTAGGAGGTAAAAATTATTTTGGTCACAGTCCGGCATCTAACTTTCCTGCGTCCAATACTTTAAGTTTTACTGTAAACTGGACTTCTCCGGCGGTAACAGGTGCAGTACCTGAAATCAAATTTTATGCTTCGGCAGTAATTGCAAATGGCAATGGAAGTACTTCAGGAGATAGATTTGTAGTAACAAATATATCCTTGCCGATCCAAAGTCCGGCTTCGCCCATTTCAGTAAATGTGGTACCCTTATCAGGAACAACTTGTTCTAATTCTGATGATGGTTCTGCCTCTGTAAATATTTCAGGGGGCATGTCACCCTTTAATATTTTGTGGAGTAACGGACAGACGACAGCAACAGCAACTAATTTACCGTCAGGAAATGTGAGTGTAACAGTTACGGATGCTGTGGGTAGTAGTGCTACAGGGTCGGCTGTAATTGCATCACCACCGGCAATATCGGTAAATTCTACAGGTTCAATAATATGCACCGGAAACTCAAATGGGACAGCTTCTGCATCAGCTTCCGGTGGTACAGGTATTTTAAATTATTTTTGGTCCAATGGCGGTTTTGGAGCTAATCAATCCGGTTTATCACCGGGAACTTATTTTGTAACGGTAGCGGATGGAAATGGCTGCAGTACTGTATCTTCTGCATCAGTAAGCACATCGCCTCCATTAAATATTTCAGGAAATATTCAGAACGTTTCTTGTAATAGTGGGGTAAACGGAGTAATTGTAGTTAACGTAAATGGTGGGAACATGCCGTATAATTTTCAATGGAATAATGGTGCCAATACATCAACACTTACAGGTTTGTCCGCAGGTAACTACATGATTACAGTTAGCGATGCTTCAGGTTGTTCAAAAACAGCATCTTATGTGGTAAATCAACCGGCACCAATATTAATTTCTTTGGTTAAGCTGACCGATGCAGGTTGTACAGGTCAGAATATCGGTTCTGTTTCTTATACTATTTCAGGTGGAGTGTCTCCGTATCAGATATCTGATATTAACGGAGTTCCCTATACATCTGTCTCCGATACCGTTAACAATTTGGGTCCTGGTATTTTTGGAATCTGTATTATAGATGGGCAAAACTGTCAGTTGTGTGAATTCGTCCAGATAAATGGTTTTCAGACTCCTCAGATCGTTACTACTTCCGTCGCTAATCAAAGCTGTGCTGATCTAAGTGATGGTTTGATTGCAATCAGTGTAAATGGTAATTCTGACAACTTGGATATCATTTGGTCATCCGGACAAACTGTACCCAACTTATCGGGATTGTCCGCCGGAAGTTATACTGTAACTGTTACAGATACTTTGACAACCTGTTCATCTTCACAAAGTTATATTATTACATCACCATCATTCATTTTAGTTGAAGTTGATACTATAACCCAAGCATCCTGTCTTGGAATCGCTAACGGGTCAGCACACATAAGTGTATCCGGCGGTGTAAGTCCATACAGCTATTTATGGTCCAATGGTTTTACAACTTCCGGAGCTGATAATTTTGAAGCAGGAAGTTATACTATTACAGTATCCGATAGTACCGGGTGCAGTTCCGAATTGTTTATTGAAATAGATGCCAATGATTCATTTGAATTAGCAGTGGACAGTGTTAGAAATATTACCTGTTTTGGAGGTACAGATGGTTCAATTATACTTACTGAGTCCGGAGCGGGGTATATCTATTTGTGGTCCAATGGTAGTGAAGAAAACTTTATTGAAAATGTAATGGCAGCTACATATTTTGTAATTGCAGAAGATAATAGTGGGTGTTTGAGTGATACTTTATTTATATTATTATCAGAGCCATCCGAATTAGTTGCTGATGTTCAAATTACAGAAATATCAGGTGAAGGATTGCAAGACGGACAGATTTCTGTTTCTGTTACAGGAGGAACTTCTCCTTATCAGATTCTTTGGGAAAATGGAGATACTACTTTCGGGAGGAACAATTTAGGCACAGGAACTTACAGTTTTACCATTACAGATTTTAAGGGATGTATCAGGAGTGATAGTGTATTCCTGAATGATATAACTTGTTTACTGAGTGCTGAAGTTGCTGTTTTTTCAACTTCTTGTCATAATACATCTGATGGTATCATTGATATTTCAGTTATGGGGAATACAGGTTCTTTTTCTATTTTGTTATCAAATGATACCGGTTCTGTTGATTTGCCGTTTGATGAACTTCCGTCAGGATTTTATGATTTGTATATTTCTGACAGTACTTTATGTGAGATTTCAATGGATAGCATTTTCATCTCATCGCCTGATGAAATTGTTTTGGATAGTATTTCTTATATATTTCCTTCAGATTCCGACCCAAACAGCGGATCAATAGCCGCCTATGTAACAGGAGGTACAGGAAATTTGGCCTATAATTGGATACTTCAACCTTCAAATATTATTGTTGGGATAACTTCCACTATTGACGGATTATCTGAAGGAATATATTCATTAGAAGTCATGGATAGTTTAGGTTGTACGTCTATATTTCAACCCATTGAATTATTAACTGTTGGTACAAATGATTCCGAAAAGCTGAATGTCTTAAATGTGTTTCCAAATCCTTTTCAAAGAGCGATAAACATTGATTTTGCAATTGACCAAAATATACATTCAGTAGAATTATTAGATACACACGGTAGAATGCTCGAACGATTTACAGTTCAAGAAAGTAAAAGTGCTATTACAATTGAACCAACATTTTTATCTGTTTCAGGAATCTATATTCTAAAAATCACAACTGATAAGGTGGTTGAAATACATCGAATATTGAAAATTTAG
- a CDS encoding OmpA family protein encodes MIFYLHMFVRVLIVLAISCNILPGQIDTIRLRNPSFEDSPRRGGENAVGISQWYDCGKINFPAESPPDIHPNGYWENDLPASEGKTYLGVVVRDNNSYESVSQKLDDMLEAEKCYSFSINLARAEKYFSPTRLDRNTVANYVTPAVLRIWGGTGYCNEKELLAESSPVSNFSWQIFSFEFRPKSNIRYITLEAFYKTPLLFPYNGNLLIDGASEIVQIACPGQAPLMAKVDGKSKLPPHKRKKEAASGSSAGNSMKDISANTTPPVRKIRLLPELTRSNIKEGQTIEIRDLYFKADTSSINKESYEVLEELHEFLMYHKDVIIEIGGHTNDVPNDDYCDRLSTARAKAVAEYLIKRGVASDKVQFKGYGKKKPIANNKTEYGRKKNQRVEIKILSLNK; translated from the coding sequence ATGATATTCTATCTCCACATGTTTGTACGAGTATTGATTGTGTTGGCTATATCCTGTAATATATTGCCGGGTCAGATTGATACAATCAGACTAAGAAATCCTTCTTTTGAAGATTCTCCGAGAAGAGGAGGAGAGAATGCTGTAGGAATCAGTCAATGGTATGACTGTGGTAAAATTAATTTTCCTGCGGAATCCCCTCCTGATATTCATCCAAATGGTTATTGGGAAAATGATTTACCTGCATCTGAAGGAAAAACCTATTTGGGTGTTGTCGTCAGAGATAATAATTCATATGAGTCCGTTTCTCAAAAATTGGATGATATGCTGGAAGCAGAAAAGTGTTATTCTTTTTCAATTAATCTGGCCAGAGCAGAAAAATATTTTAGCCCTACCAGGTTGGATAGAAATACAGTAGCAAATTATGTTACCCCTGCCGTCTTAAGAATCTGGGGTGGAACAGGATATTGTAATGAAAAAGAATTACTTGCAGAGTCATCACCTGTCAGCAACTTTAGCTGGCAAATATTCAGTTTCGAATTCAGACCCAAAAGTAATATAAGATATATTACATTAGAAGCATTTTATAAAACTCCGCTTCTATTTCCTTATAATGGGAACCTACTTATAGACGGTGCTTCAGAGATTGTTCAGATTGCATGTCCCGGACAAGCACCATTGATGGCAAAGGTGGACGGCAAATCAAAACTTCCTCCACATAAAAGAAAGAAGGAAGCAGCTTCCGGTTCTTCTGCCGGAAATAGTATGAAGGATATCTCAGCCAACACCACACCACCTGTTAGAAAAATCCGGTTGTTGCCTGAACTTACCCGGTCAAACATCAAAGAAGGGCAAACCATTGAAATCAGAGACCTTTATTTTAAGGCGGATACATCTTCTATAAATAAAGAATCGTATGAAGTTTTGGAAGAACTGCATGAATTTCTGATGTACCACAAAGATGTCATCATTGAAATAGGGGGACACACCAACGATGTACCTAATGATGATTATTGTGACCGGTTGAGTACCGCCCGTGCAAAAGCAGTTGCAGAATACTTAATTAAAAGAGGAGTGGCATCAGATAAAGTGCAGTTTAAAGGATATGGGAAGAAAAAGCCCATTGCCAATAATAAAACTGAGTACGGTCGCAAAAAAAATCAAAGGGTAGAAATTAAAATTCTAAGTTTGAATAAATGA